In Cicer arietinum cultivar CDC Frontier isolate Library 1 chromosome 7, Cicar.CDCFrontier_v2.0, whole genome shotgun sequence, a single window of DNA contains:
- the LOC101492021 gene encoding pectinesterase inhibitor 3-like: MQTRNSITFLVFSLLLISPTFLSAAKTPQDLIRSSCAQARYPTLCVQTLSNQVGPTTKPLNLAQAAVNATLTHALTLSVYFNTLQSHVALGPTVSNRLRVAVSDCVEQISDSVTELNRTLNELRHLRMGTFEWQMSNAQTWASTALTNGNSCINGLNRSDAEKKMKLEVKRRVTDLSMLTSNALYLINRVSDSRNPKPHSSNSKN; this comes from the coding sequence ATGCAAACACGTAACTCCATCACATTCCTTGTTTTTTCACTCTTATTAATTTCTCCAACGTTTCTTTCCGCCGCAAAAACACCGCAAGATCTCATCCGTTCATCATGCGCACAAGCTAGATACCCAACTTTGTGCGTCCAAACACTCTCTAACCAAGTAGGCCCAACTACGAAGCCATTAAACTTGGCTCAAGCCGCCGTTAACGCTACTCTCACTCACGCTCTCACACTTTCCGTTTACTTCAATACCCTACAGTCCCACGTGGCTCTGGGACCCACCGTTAGTAACAGACTACGAGTTGCGGTGAGTGACTGTGTTGAACAGATTTCCGACTCGGTTACGGAGTTAAATCGAACGTTAAACGAGTTACGGCATTTACGGATGGGAACATTCGAGTGGCAAATGAGTAACGCTCAGACATGGGCTAGCACGGCGTTAACTAACGGTAACTCTTGTATAAACGGTTTGAATAGAAGTGACGCAGAAAAGAAGATGAAGTTGGAGGTGAAACGTAGGGTTACAGATTTATCCATGTTAACGAGTAACGCTCTCTACTTAATCAATCGTGTTAGTGATAGCAGGAATCCAAAGCCTCACTCCAGTAATTCCAAAAACTGA
- the LOC101491705 gene encoding 3-oxoacyl-[acyl-carrier-protein] synthase II, chloroplastic-like yields the protein MAATTTSSSLCTWLEPACMSLTCDTHRLRTSSHSSKTSISSLHRSTIHFHPFTNTPFRSNFNRRLNKPTHSGKIMAVALEPVQEVKVTKKLPTKQRRVVVTGLGVVTPLGHDPDVFYSNLLNGVSGISEIENFDCAEFPTRIAGEIKSFSTDGWVAPKFTKRMDKFMLYLLTAGKKALINGGLTKDAMDELDKTKCGVLIGSALGGMKVISDSIEALRISYRKMNPFCIPFATTNMGSAMLAMDLGWMGPNYSISTACATSNYCILNAANHIIRGEADVMLCGGSDSAILPIGLGGFVACRALSQRNTDPSKASRPWDTNRDGFVMGEGAGVLLLEELEHAKKRGANIYAEFCGGSFTCDAYHMTEPHPDGAGVKLCIEKALAQSGVSKEDVNYINAHATSTPAGDIKEYQALIHCFGQNPELKVNSTKSMIGHLLGASGGVEAVATVQAIRTGWVHPNVNLENPDKEVDAKVLVGAKKERLNIKAALSNSFGFGGHNSSIIFAPYK from the exons ATGGCCGCCACCACTACTTCTTCTTCCCTCTGCACGTGGCTTGAACCAGCTTGCATGTCACTCACGTGCGACACTCACCGTCTCAGAACCTCATCTCACTCTTCCAaaacctcgatttcatctcttCATCGATCCACCATTCACTTCCACCCTTTCACTAACACTCCTTTTCGATCCAATTTCAATCGCAGACTAAATAAACCCACTCATTCTG GTAAAATTATGGCTGTAGCTTTGGAACCTGTGCAAGAGGTTAAAGTAACAAAAAAACTTCCAACAAAGCAAAGACGAGTAGTTGTCACAGGGTTGGGTGTGGTTACACCACTTGGTCATGATCCAGATGTATTCTACAGTAATTTACTCAATGGTGTTAGCGGTATAAGTGAGATTGAGAATTTCGATTGTGCAGAATTTCCAACA AGGATCGCTGGTGAAATTAAGTCTTTTTCTACGGATGGTTGGGTAGCACCGAAATTTACAAAGAGAATGGATAAATTTATGCTCTATCTGCTAACTGCTGGAAAAAAAGCATTGATTAATGGTGGACTTACTAAAGATGCGATGGATGAGTTAGATAAAACCAAATGTGGAGTTTTAATTGGCTCGGCATTAGGTGGCATGAAG GTTATTAGTGATTCCATTGAAGCTTTACGAATATCGTATAGGAAGATGAATCCTTTTTGTATTCCTTTCGCAACAACAAATATGGGTTCTGCCATGCTTGCAATGGATCTG GGATGGATGGGCCCTAATTATTCTATCTCTACAGCTTGTGCGACAAGTAACTATTGTATATTGAATGCAGCAAACCATATCATCAGAGGCGAAGCT GATGTGATGCTTTGTGGTGGCTCAGACTCTGCTATTTTACcaattg GTTTGGGAGGCTTTGTGGCATGCAGGGCACTCTCACAAAGGAATACTGATCCTTCCAAAGCGTCACGCCCTTGGGATACT AATCGTGATGGATTTGTCATGGGGGAAGGAGCTGGTGTTTTACTTTTAGAAGAATTGGAGCATGCTAAG AAAAGAGGTGCAAACATATATGCAGAATTCTGTGGTGGAAGTTTCACCTGTGATGCATACCACATGACTGAGCCACATCCTGATG GGGCCGGTGTAAAACTTTGCATTGAAAAGGCATTAGCTCAGTCCGGGGTTTCAAAAGAGGATGTGAATTACATAAATGCTCATGCCACATCAACACCAGCCGGCGATATTAAGGAGTACCAAGCTCTGATTCACTGTTTTGGTCAAAATCCTGAG cTTAAAGTGAATTCTACGAAATCTATGATCGGTCATCTACTAGGTGCATCTGGTGGTGTAGAAGCAGTAGCAACAGTACAG GCAATCAGGACAGGGTGGGTTCATCCTAATGTCAACCTAGAAAACCCCGATAAAGAAGTG GACGCTAAAGTGCTTGTAGGAGCAAAGAAAGAGAGACTTAATATCAAGGCTGCCTTATCTAATTCATTTGGATTTGGAGGACACAATTCTTCAATCATATTTGCTCCTTATAAGTGA